One Mycobacterium paraseoulense genomic window, GACGTTCCGGGACATGGCCGACGGCGAGAAATACGACCTGATGATCGCCGTGGTGTCGGCCCTGACGCTGATCTTCATGATCATGCTGCTACTCACCCGGAGTGTGGTGGCCGCGCTGGTGATCGTGGGCACGGCGGCCAGCTCGATCGCGGCGTCGTTCGGGCTCTCCGTGCTCATCTGGCAGGATCTGTTCGGCATCAGGATCCACTGGATCGTCATGGCGCTGTCGGTCATCATCCTGTTGGCCGTCGGGTCCGACTACAACCTGCTGCTGGTGTCCCGGTTCAAAGAAGAGATCCATGCCGGGCTCAAGACCGGGATCATCCGGTCGATGGCCGGCACCGGTGGGGTGGTGACGGCTGCGGGCCTGGTGTTCGCTTTCACCATGGCCTCGATGCTCGGCAGCGACTTGCGCGTGCTCGGCCAGTTCGGGTCGACGGTCTGCATCGGTCTGCTGCTCGACACCCTGATCGTGCGGACCCTGCTGATGCCGTCGATCGCGACGCTGCTGGGGCGGTGGTTCTGGTGGCCGCAGGTGGTGCATCCGCGCGGCGACAACGCCCGGCGCGCCGTGCCGGCTTAGGTCGGCAGCTGTACACAGACCGCGACGGCCCCGGCGCCGACGTGTAACGCCAGTACGGGCCCCAACGGGGTGATGATCGCCGGCTCGCACGCCGGCAGCCGCTGCGCCAGCGTCGCCGCCACCTCCTTGGCGCCGTCCGGGTTGGCGACGTGATGGACCGCCAGGGCGGCGGGGCTGTCGCCCGCCACCTGACAGACCCGGTCGATCATCGCCTCCGTCGCGTGAGTGACGGTGCGGACGCGTTGCGCCAGAACGAGTTTGCCGTCGTCGATGCGCAGCAGCGGCTTGAGCGCCAGCGCGGTGCCCAGCCAGGCCTTGGCCCCACCGATCCGTCCACTGCGGCGCAGGTTGTCCAGCCGGTGCACCACCATGAACGCATGGCTGTGTCGCACCGCCAGCTTCGCGGCGTCGGCCACGGTGTCGAGGTCCGCCCCGGCGGCCGCGGCCCGCGCGGCGGCCAACGCGACGAAGCCCGTGCCCATCGCGGTCGACCTCGAGTCGACGACGCGAACGTGCGGGTCGAGGTCCGCGGCGGTCCGTTCGGCGGCGCCGCAGGTTCCCGACAGCGCGGACGAAAGGTGCACCGCCACCACGCCGTCCCCGCCACTGTCGGCCAGTGCCTGCTGGTAGGCGTCCGCCAATTCGGCGGGTGTGGCCGCCGCGGTGGTGGCGTGGCGCTTGTAGACGTCGTCGGGAATCTCGTCCACGCCGTCGCGCAGATCCACACCGTCGAGCAGAATGTGCAGCGGCACAACGCGGATCGCCCACTTGTCCAACAGATCGGCCGGCAAGCGCGCCGACGCGTCGGTCACCACCACGACAGGCACGGCGTTACCCGCGCGGCTTGTCGGTCGCCACTTTAGCCTTCTGCAAGGCCTCGGCCAGCGCCTTGAGCATCAACTCGGCTACCGCCTGGTGGGCTTCGAAATTCCAGTGAATGCCGTCGGGGTTTCCCCGCCCACTCATGATGTGTTCGGCCACAGCGGCTTTGAGATCCACCAGGGGAACATCGTGGCTTTGGGCCCACTCGGTGATCGCCGCCGCGGTTCCCGGGCGGCCGTGATGGGCGCGGGCGTAGGTGTCGGCGATGTGCACCGACG contains:
- a CDS encoding DegV family protein, which encodes MPVVVVTDASARLPADLLDKWAIRVVPLHILLDGVDLRDGVDEIPDDVYKRHATTAAATPAELADAYQQALADSGGDGVVAVHLSSALSGTCGAAERTAADLDPHVRVVDSRSTAMGTGFVALAAARAAAAGADLDTVADAAKLAVRHSHAFMVVHRLDNLRRSGRIGGAKAWLGTALALKPLLRIDDGKLVLAQRVRTVTHATEAMIDRVCQVAGDSPAALAVHHVANPDGAKEVAATLAQRLPACEPAIITPLGPVLALHVGAGAVAVCVQLPT